A section of the Bryobacteraceae bacterium genome encodes:
- a CDS encoding HicB family protein yields MIIEKDAHGYYAWCPELKGCQSQGASLEDALANIREAIELYLETLPPDERDVLLSQEILTTAVEVNA; encoded by the coding sequence GTGATCATCGAAAAAGACGCGCACGGCTACTACGCCTGGTGCCCGGAGCTGAAGGGCTGCCAGTCCCAAGGAGCGAGCCTTGAGGATGCCTTGGCCAACATCCGCGAGGCGATCGAACTGTACCTGGAGACGCTCCCGCCTGATGAGCGTGATGTGCTGTTGAGCCAGGAGATTCTGACCACAGCCGTTGAGGTCAATGCCTAA
- the czcC gene encoding outer membrane protein CzcC, translating into MQKLVETALARNADLLATRRRIAEAQGLLNQSRLRPNPGLNIRVGNGAVLKSPGERDYTISYAHTFELGGKWDRRVEVGQLAEELATLEVADQERLLKASVKTRFGEALAFVQNLEIAEQLLQLNEQGYRIAQARVEKGEAAELEERLMRVEVNRVRSDQMLFTNQVERAILELKRLAGLGLDETLKLSGGLDVPPVEISLDQAMEQALSKRPDLQALKLAEKLSDAEVRLALAEGTPNLLGFLEYSHINSRFDPFGLNASRQLVPIRDTDNILATGISINLPFRNRNQGNVQAAEARKSAASLRSRYAEQVVRQEVEAAYTRYETARRALGIFNRGVMLESLDNLKIVRAAYQFGELRILDVLNEQRRFTDTQRAWTDLLREYYLALVELEKATAGSLF; encoded by the coding sequence GTGCAGAAGCTCGTGGAGACGGCGCTCGCGAGAAACGCTGACCTGCTGGCGACGCGAAGACGGATCGCCGAAGCGCAAGGCCTGCTTAACCAATCGCGGCTCCGGCCGAATCCTGGTTTGAATATCAGGGTCGGCAACGGCGCCGTCTTGAAGAGTCCTGGCGAGCGTGACTATACCATCAGCTACGCCCATACCTTCGAGCTGGGCGGAAAGTGGGACCGGCGCGTCGAGGTGGGTCAACTTGCCGAAGAGCTGGCAACCCTCGAAGTTGCTGACCAGGAGCGCTTGTTGAAAGCAAGCGTAAAAACCCGTTTCGGAGAGGCATTGGCCTTCGTTCAGAACCTGGAAATTGCGGAGCAACTGTTGCAGCTCAACGAACAGGGCTACCGCATTGCTCAGGCACGGGTGGAGAAAGGCGAGGCGGCGGAACTGGAAGAGCGTTTGATGCGGGTGGAAGTGAACCGGGTGCGGTCGGACCAGATGCTTTTCACCAACCAAGTTGAGCGGGCAATCCTGGAACTGAAGAGGCTGGCCGGCCTGGGGCTGGATGAGACATTGAAGCTGAGCGGAGGGCTCGATGTGCCACCCGTGGAAATCTCTCTGGATCAGGCCATGGAGCAGGCCCTCAGCAAGCGTCCGGATTTGCAGGCCTTAAAGCTTGCGGAAAAGCTCAGTGATGCGGAGGTCCGGCTGGCTCTCGCCGAGGGCACTCCCAACCTCTTGGGCTTTCTGGAGTATTCGCACATCAACAGCCGATTCGATCCGTTCGGGCTGAACGCCTCGAGACAGCTCGTTCCGATCCGCGATACCGATAATATTCTGGCGACCGGGATCTCGATCAATCTTCCCTTCCGGAACCGAAACCAAGGGAACGTGCAAGCCGCGGAAGCGAGAAAAAGCGCCGCCAGTCTCCGCAGCCGGTACGCCGAGCAAGTAGTCCGCCAGGAGGTTGAGGCTGCCTACACGCGATACGAAACGGCCCGCCGGGCACTCGGCATCTTCAACCGTGGCGTGATGCTGGAATCGCTGGACAACCTAAAGATTGTGCGCGCCGCTTATCAGTTCGGAGAACTGCGGATACTGGACGTGCTGAACGAGCAGCGGCGTTTCACGGATACGCAGAGAGCCTGGACCGACTTGCTGCGAGAGTACTATCTCGCGCTGGTGGAACTCGAAAAAGCCACCGCCGGCTCGCTGTTCTGA